A part of bacterium genomic DNA contains:
- a CDS encoding 1-deoxy-D-xylulose-5-phosphate synthase N-terminal domain-containing protein yields MKQVASEANVSVSCNYAQRLMRLETLQAIQRRILWLSTLIVHHANKVRPNLSGLKVGGHQASSASVVSIMTALFFDFMRPGDRISVKPHASPVLHAIHYLLGNLEQSHLTTLREFQGLQAYPSRTKDPYPVDFSTGSVGIGAVAPNFAALVDRYVQSRFGATDCSGRRFIALIGDAELDEGSVWEAVAEPALAHLDNIVWIVDVNRQSLDRVVPGMRVRQLEDMFRANRWAVFEAKYGRQLQAAFSEPGGEHLKRRIDEMPNEEYQFLLRSDAATVRRALGETLLVSRTDEDVKTLLADLGGHDLDVLPKVFAEADAAPGPSVIFAYTIKGWGLPIAGDPLNHSALLSAEQMEDLMVRLGIRQDDMWAGFTERSAEAELCAERRRVLARPPRQSRPSLELPTDLGRDYGPENSTQRAFGQILTTLRRTAPEAGRRVMTVSPDVATSTNLGGWINQVGVWSHQEERDRFTVLGPRLIKWERTPDGQHLELGISETNLFMALGQLGLSAEVNGEPLLPIGTLYDPFVARGLDALVYALYSGSKFILVGTPSGVTLSTEGGAHQSVITPAIGLSLPGVVYYEPCFALELEWILLESLRALHRECNPMSAYLRLSTALIDQRLLNARDRDNLRAKVLSGAYRLVDRMEEPGCVPSRNLVQIWATGAVVPEAVRASEELMQDGVYANVVNCTSPDLVYHAWQRGVTRGLETLGPELLAVAVDAPIVTVLDGHPSTLAWVGSMVGRKAYPLGVTRFGESGMPADLYRACRIDWESIYEACCLALQGG; encoded by the coding sequence GTGAAGCAGGTGGCGTCCGAGGCAAATGTCAGCGTCTCGTGCAACTACGCACAACGCTTGATGCGACTCGAGACGCTGCAGGCTATCCAGCGCCGGATCCTCTGGCTGAGCACGCTGATCGTCCACCACGCCAACAAGGTTAGGCCCAACCTCAGTGGCCTGAAGGTGGGCGGCCACCAAGCGTCGAGTGCATCGGTGGTCTCGATTATGACGGCGTTATTCTTCGATTTCATGCGTCCCGGGGACCGGATCTCTGTCAAGCCGCATGCGTCGCCGGTGTTGCATGCGATTCATTATCTGCTAGGCAATCTGGAACAGAGTCATCTCACCACGCTGCGGGAGTTCCAAGGCTTGCAGGCGTATCCTAGCCGGACGAAAGATCCATATCCGGTCGATTTCTCGACAGGGTCGGTGGGCATCGGCGCGGTGGCGCCCAATTTCGCCGCGTTGGTTGACCGCTACGTCCAGTCACGATTCGGCGCCACAGACTGTTCTGGACGGCGCTTCATTGCGCTCATCGGGGATGCCGAGCTGGACGAGGGATCAGTGTGGGAGGCGGTGGCCGAACCGGCGCTTGCGCACCTTGACAATATCGTGTGGATAGTAGACGTGAACCGGCAGTCGTTGGATCGTGTGGTTCCGGGCATGCGGGTCCGCCAATTGGAGGACATGTTTCGAGCGAACAGGTGGGCCGTGTTTGAGGCGAAGTACGGTCGGCAGCTACAGGCCGCCTTCTCCGAACCCGGCGGAGAACATCTGAAGCGGCGCATCGACGAGATGCCGAATGAGGAGTATCAATTCTTGCTCCGCTCGGACGCCGCTACGGTTCGCCGGGCGCTTGGGGAGACGCTTCTTGTCAGCCGGACCGATGAAGACGTCAAGACCCTGTTGGCCGACTTGGGTGGGCATGATCTCGACGTGCTTCCTAAAGTCTTTGCGGAGGCCGACGCCGCTCCAGGGCCCTCAGTGATCTTTGCCTATACGATCAAAGGGTGGGGACTCCCGATCGCTGGCGACCCGCTGAATCATTCAGCATTACTGTCCGCGGAGCAGATGGAGGACCTGATGGTCCGCCTTGGGATCCGGCAGGATGACATGTGGGCCGGATTCACGGAACGGAGCGCAGAGGCAGAGCTATGCGCGGAGCGCCGGCGCGTACTGGCACGTCCTCCCCGTCAGTCTAGGCCGAGCCTCGAGCTCCCAACAGATCTCGGTCGCGACTACGGCCCGGAGAACTCCACGCAGCGCGCGTTTGGACAGATTCTGACAACCCTTCGCAGGACCGCGCCAGAGGCCGGACGGCGCGTCATGACGGTTAGCCCGGATGTTGCCACGTCGACAAATCTCGGCGGGTGGATCAATCAGGTGGGGGTTTGGAGTCACCAAGAGGAGCGAGACCGGTTTACCGTGCTCGGCCCTCGGCTCATTAAGTGGGAGCGCACGCCGGATGGTCAGCATTTAGAACTTGGCATTTCCGAAACCAACCTGTTCATGGCCTTGGGGCAGTTAGGCCTGTCCGCGGAGGTGAACGGGGAACCGCTTCTCCCGATCGGTACCCTGTACGATCCGTTCGTGGCACGAGGCCTCGACGCTCTTGTGTATGCTTTGTACTCCGGTAGCAAGTTCATTTTGGTGGGCACCCCATCAGGCGTTACCCTTTCTACCGAAGGAGGTGCGCACCAATCGGTCATTACACCAGCGATTGGACTCTCGCTGCCAGGGGTCGTGTACTATGAGCCGTGCTTCGCGCTTGAGCTTGAGTGGATTCTCCTCGAGTCGTTACGCGCCTTGCATCGCGAGTGCAATCCGATGTCCGCGTACCTGCGGCTGAGCACGGCCCTGATCGACCAGCGGCTCCTCAACGCCCGTGACCGTGACAACCTCCGCGCCAAGGTTCTCTCGGGCGCCTACCGGCTGGTTGACAGGATGGAGGAGCCGGGGTGCGTGCCGAGCCGGAACCTCGTGCAGATCTGGGCGACCGGCGCCGTGGTCCCGGAGGCCGTGCGCGCGTCGGAAGAGCTCATGCAGGACGGAGTTTATGCGAACGTCGTCAACTGCACGAGCCCCGATCTCGTGTACCATGCGTGGCAGCGCGGCGTGACCCGCGGTCTTGAGACGCTTGGCCCCGAGCTGCTTGCGGTAGCTGTGGATGCCCCGATCGTGACCGTTCTCGATGGTCATCCCTCCACGCTGGCGTGGGTCGGGAGCATGGTGGGGCGGAAAGCGTACCCGCTTGGGGTCACGCGCTTTGGAGAGTCGGGAATGCCCGCGGATCTCTACAGAGCGTGCCGAATCGACTGGGAGTCGATTTACGAAGCGTGTTGTCTCGCATTGCAGGGCGGCTAA
- a CDS encoding IclR family transcriptional regulator C-terminal domain-containing protein yields MARWLLIIEAFAAAGEWGVRDLTAATRLPRSAVHRILHEMHQYDMLTLAERPGRFTVGPSLIRVAALLLDSLDVTRHARVVLEEAARISGETVILTLYDPKRRQFFAVDAVESAQTVRYIWRSLREWNDLHIGSSGKGILAFLPREERDAVVDALPDPIPGLRQISKAQLRQQLERARRQGYVLTHGERYPGAFGASAPVRNAVRLIGDLIITWPDNRNRGRERTLAALAATAASKLSVSLGYRAPGDAPRGLAPVDAYQEDDQLSLRRGGTDASSRHGTRASDSKE; encoded by the coding sequence ATGGCACGGTGGCTCTTGATCATCGAGGCGTTCGCCGCGGCAGGTGAGTGGGGGGTGCGCGACCTTACGGCTGCCACTCGCTTGCCAAGGAGTGCCGTTCACCGAATCCTGCATGAAATGCACCAGTACGATATGTTGACTTTGGCTGAACGCCCGGGCCGCTTCACGGTTGGCCCGTCCCTCATCCGCGTAGCGGCTCTCCTTCTTGACAGCCTGGACGTGACTCGGCACGCACGGGTTGTGCTGGAGGAGGCTGCGCGCATCTCCGGCGAGACGGTGATCCTAACGCTGTACGATCCGAAACGTCGTCAATTCTTCGCGGTCGATGCTGTGGAGTCGGCTCAGACTGTCCGCTACATCTGGCGCTCGCTCCGCGAATGGAACGACCTACACATAGGCTCGAGCGGGAAAGGCATCCTGGCTTTCCTCCCGAGGGAGGAACGGGATGCAGTAGTGGATGCTCTTCCGGATCCAATCCCCGGCCTCAGGCAGATTTCGAAGGCACAGCTCCGACAGCAACTCGAACGGGCGCGACGCCAGGGCTACGTTCTGACCCACGGCGAACGGTACCCGGGAGCATTCGGCGCCTCCGCGCCGGTTCGCAACGCGGTTCGGCTGATCGGTGATCTCATCATCACATGGCCTGACAATCGCAATCGCGGACGTGAGCGCACGCTGGCCGCGCTGGCGGCCACAGCTGCCTCCAAGCTCTCCGTGTCGTTAGGGTATCGAGCTCCTGGCGACGCGCCGCGCGGTCTTGCGCCCGTCGATGCATACCAGGAAGATGATCAACTGTCACTCCGCCGGGGTGGAACCGATGCTTCATCGCGTCATGGAACAAGAGCGAGTGATTCGAAGGAATGA
- a CDS encoding ATP-binding cassette domain-containing protein, whose translation MQFGSVRALADVNFALRAGEVVGLVGDNGAGKSTLLKIITGYHQPTSGSIRFEGTEVRFRSPSDARRLGIETVYQDLALIDQMSLWRNFFLGKELTWLRTPLPILKTGAMRRICADQLYEIGLTHIQSADQPAAVLSGGERQSLAIMRAMYFGARVLLLDEPTAALSVRETRRVFRAIEAVRERGLGIIYIDHNLAHVHPVADRITIIEHGRVAASLVKSDVTVEELMHFVAHGFTAQA comes from the coding sequence ATGCAGTTTGGCAGCGTGCGGGCGCTCGCCGACGTGAACTTTGCACTTCGGGCTGGCGAGGTGGTCGGCCTCGTCGGCGATAACGGCGCCGGTAAGTCGACGCTCCTCAAGATCATCACCGGGTATCATCAGCCGACAAGCGGCAGCATTCGGTTCGAGGGGACTGAGGTGCGATTCCGGTCACCATCCGATGCTCGCCGGCTCGGCATTGAGACCGTTTACCAAGACCTCGCCTTGATAGACCAGATGAGCCTTTGGCGGAATTTCTTCCTCGGGAAGGAACTGACCTGGCTGCGAACCCCGTTGCCTATCTTGAAAACGGGCGCGATGCGGAGGATCTGTGCAGACCAGTTGTATGAGATCGGACTCACGCACATTCAGTCTGCCGATCAACCCGCTGCGGTCCTTTCTGGCGGTGAACGCCAGTCGCTCGCGATCATGCGGGCTATGTACTTCGGCGCGCGTGTGTTGCTGCTGGACGAGCCGACCGCAGCACTATCAGTCCGGGAGACTCGACGCGTTTTCCGAGCTATCGAAGCGGTTCGGGAGCGGGGTCTTGGCATCATCTACATCGACCACAACCTGGCTCACGTTCATCCTGTCGCGGATCGGATTACCATCATTGAGCATGGACGCGTCGCGGCGAGCCTGGTCAAGAGTGACGTAACCGTTGAAGAATTGATGCACTTCGTTGCTCACGGGTTCACGGCACAGGCATAA
- a CDS encoding ABC transporter permease has protein sequence MASDETARRDAGVLRPSKYEAAVHIGWGIFRSRGFGAFAGWILLAGVFQGLSGRFFTGGELRGMSLVASEVGTIGVGVSFLMIAGEFDLSVGAMFAFVPIVLGELIAAQWNVWIAFVLVLAMAAAVGVVHGLITTRLGIPSFITTLATLFVLTGLSFLITSGLPVGYFQQTAFRSLLGGNLGNAALAAPFVWMFVFGVTFWFIHGFTQYGNWTTAAGARGGAARALGVPVATVKTINFALCAMLAGFAGCAAFAQLGSVDASFGTDANLLAIVAAVLGGTSLFGVEGSIAGTVFGALVLGSLSTGLVLVGAPGSWYTAIIGIILLVAAFLNDQLDKLGLRLRRGPMSR, from the coding sequence ATGGCGTCAGACGAAACAGCGCGGCGGGACGCCGGCGTGTTAAGGCCCTCGAAGTACGAAGCCGCGGTGCACATTGGCTGGGGCATCTTCCGATCCCGCGGTTTTGGGGCCTTTGCCGGATGGATCTTGCTCGCTGGTGTCTTTCAAGGTCTTTCGGGGCGCTTCTTTACCGGCGGCGAGTTGCGCGGGATGAGCCTGGTTGCGAGCGAAGTCGGTACGATTGGTGTCGGCGTTTCATTTCTCATGATCGCCGGCGAGTTCGATCTTTCGGTCGGTGCGATGTTTGCCTTTGTCCCAATCGTTTTGGGCGAACTGATCGCGGCGCAGTGGAACGTCTGGATCGCATTTGTCCTCGTTCTCGCCATGGCTGCTGCCGTAGGTGTGGTGCACGGGTTGATCACCACTCGGTTGGGTATCCCATCTTTCATCACCACGCTGGCAACGCTTTTTGTACTTACGGGGCTGAGTTTTCTCATCACCTCGGGACTCCCGGTAGGCTACTTCCAGCAGACGGCGTTTCGATCTCTGCTTGGCGGTAACTTGGGCAACGCTGCGTTGGCCGCTCCTTTCGTTTGGATGTTTGTGTTCGGGGTCACGTTTTGGTTCATTCATGGGTTCACTCAATACGGGAATTGGACAACGGCAGCGGGCGCCCGGGGCGGTGCGGCACGCGCGCTCGGTGTACCTGTCGCGACCGTGAAGACTATTAACTTCGCACTCTGTGCGATGCTGGCTGGGTTCGCTGGATGTGCAGCATTCGCGCAACTGGGCTCCGTCGACGCGAGCTTCGGTACAGACGCCAATCTCCTGGCCATTGTTGCGGCGGTGCTAGGTGGGACGTCGCTGTTCGGAGTCGAGGGTTCGATCGCCGGGACTGTGTTCGGGGCGTTGGTATTGGGCTCTCTATCTACAGGGCTGGTCCTCGTGGGCGCTCCAGGTTCCTGGTACACAGCAATTATTGGGATCATCCTTCTTGTCGCGGCCTTTCTTAATGACCAACTCGACAAACTCGGGCTTCGTCTGCGCAGAGGGCCGATGAGCCGGTGA
- a CDS encoding substrate-binding domain-containing protein yields the protein MRKARFIAALAVVSMMLLAASAMPRISNGASKPLTIYMVGFTQQQAFWHAVQHGAEQAGKDFGATVKYEAPAGTGSDADMISLLDAAVAARPNGIAIEYAGRDMQEITLRALAAGIKVVLFNNNRFEAAGSTPATIDPRIVSLAFVGQDEHHSGEVLASAFLKYLPSGGGRVLVINPNPKSLVLGLRQDAVKGLLTARGYKPDVLVESADATQNQQTTGAYLQAHPDTVGILSLNVNGIAPAVQYVAQQKLKVPVAGFDINDVVFQQLRSAGALKILLDQQPYLQGYLTVENLVLELQHGFAPVNINTGSLIVDYDNSGRVEQLIKQGLD from the coding sequence ATGCGGAAGGCCCGGTTCATCGCGGCGCTGGCCGTCGTGTCGATGATGCTGCTCGCTGCCAGTGCGATGCCACGGATAAGTAATGGTGCCAGTAAGCCCCTGACGATCTATATGGTCGGGTTCACCCAGCAACAGGCATTCTGGCACGCGGTGCAGCATGGGGCTGAGCAGGCGGGCAAGGACTTCGGCGCGACGGTCAAATACGAGGCGCCAGCGGGCACCGGCAGCGACGCCGACATGATCTCGTTACTTGACGCTGCCGTAGCGGCCAGGCCGAATGGGATCGCTATTGAGTACGCTGGCAGGGACATGCAGGAGATCACGCTTCGGGCGCTTGCGGCAGGAATCAAAGTCGTGCTCTTCAACAATAATCGGTTTGAAGCTGCAGGTAGTACGCCTGCGACAATAGATCCTCGCATCGTCAGTCTCGCATTCGTCGGTCAGGACGAGCATCACTCTGGCGAAGTGCTAGCGTCTGCGTTTCTCAAGTACCTTCCGTCCGGGGGCGGCAGAGTCTTGGTCATCAACCCCAACCCGAAATCGCTGGTTCTTGGCCTTCGGCAGGACGCGGTCAAAGGGTTACTTACCGCGCGTGGATACAAGCCCGATGTGTTGGTGGAGTCGGCGGACGCAACGCAGAATCAGCAAACTACTGGCGCGTACCTTCAAGCTCATCCTGATACCGTTGGTATCTTGTCTTTGAACGTCAATGGAATTGCCCCCGCCGTCCAATATGTTGCCCAGCAGAAGCTGAAAGTGCCCGTCGCCGGGTTCGACATCAACGATGTCGTCTTCCAGCAACTCAGAAGTGCGGGTGCACTGAAAATCCTTCTTGATCAACAGCCCTATCTGCAAGGCTACCTGACGGTTGAGAACCTCGTGCTAGAACTTCAACACGGGTTCGCTCCTGTGAACATCAACACGGGCAGCTTGATCGTCGATTACGATAATTCTGGCAGGGTCGAGCAGCTTATAAAGCAAGGACTCGACTGA
- a CDS encoding aldolase/citrate lyase family protein, producing the protein MTEIPRLNGVIRALAKGNPAFVTFAGADVTMAQTISAAPYDGVVFEMEHNPLDIARLRDCLQYMLDRRELVRSATLAPAVTPFVRIPPNGGELNQWIAKQALDAGVYGIVWPHVSTVEEARNAVAACRYPRPAAAPRFNPAGVRGDGPRSASRYWGLTPAEYYHRADVWPLDPHGELLVVIMCEEARAIKNLPKMLEDVPGIGVVLIGEGDLSQDLGFPRQYDHPSVATAINDILAICKDHEIPCGHPHVDASNVEMLLDRGFRWLMLSPVLSFSALELGRTAAQTN; encoded by the coding sequence ATGACTGAGATCCCCCGATTGAATGGTGTTATCCGGGCCCTTGCGAAAGGCAATCCCGCTTTCGTTACTTTCGCCGGTGCCGACGTCACCATGGCACAGACGATAAGTGCTGCGCCCTATGATGGCGTAGTGTTCGAGATGGAACACAACCCACTCGACATCGCGCGCTTGCGCGACTGTCTGCAATACATGCTTGACCGTCGAGAACTGGTTCGGTCTGCCACTCTTGCGCCGGCTGTTACCCCGTTTGTCCGCATCCCGCCGAACGGAGGAGAACTGAACCAGTGGATTGCGAAGCAAGCACTTGATGCGGGTGTTTATGGCATCGTTTGGCCTCACGTAAGCACTGTGGAAGAAGCCCGCAATGCTGTCGCGGCGTGCAGGTATCCACGTCCGGCGGCGGCGCCCCGTTTTAACCCGGCGGGCGTAAGGGGCGATGGGCCTCGAAGTGCCTCGCGGTATTGGGGGCTGACGCCTGCTGAATATTATCATCGGGCGGACGTCTGGCCTCTGGATCCCCACGGCGAGCTTCTCGTGGTCATCATGTGTGAAGAGGCGCGTGCGATCAAAAACCTTCCCAAGATGCTTGAAGACGTGCCAGGGATAGGCGTCGTGCTCATCGGAGAGGGCGACCTTTCTCAAGACTTGGGATTCCCGCGGCAATACGATCATCCGAGCGTCGCAACTGCGATCAACGACATTCTGGCGATCTGCAAAGACCACGAGATACCTTGCGGCCATCCTCACGTGGATGCAAGCAACGTGGAGATGCTGCTTGACCGGGGTTTCCGTTGGCTTATGCTCAGTCCGGTGCTGTCGTTCTCTGCACTGGAACTAGGAAGGACCGCTGCCCAGACAAACTAG
- a CDS encoding MBL fold metallo-hydrolase — MQIHPWVHLVGSDQFGLTAPNDSNIYLLDGGTALAIVDVGRLSSFDDMIANVRASGYDPARVSTIFLTHEHTGHSEGCARFKDQFGAKLVAHRNSAPSLATGANSDREFMRAYGAVPPGYEFPTVSPDVVIDDGWTTSIGRFRVRAVHVRGHTEDSVCYVVDSDDSRAIFTGDVVFFNGMVGLLNLPGCNLGHYRADIQKLGDLNVDQLFPGHGIFVLKGAQLHLDMAVQQFRRPHLPESYYEGIKRL; from the coding sequence ATGCAGATCCACCCCTGGGTCCATCTGGTTGGTAGCGATCAATTCGGTCTCACGGCTCCCAACGATTCCAACATCTACCTGCTCGACGGAGGCACCGCGCTTGCAATCGTAGACGTCGGCCGCCTGAGCAGTTTTGACGACATGATAGCAAATGTCCGAGCCTCAGGGTACGATCCCGCCCGCGTCAGTACAATCTTCTTAACGCATGAACATACGGGCCACTCGGAGGGATGTGCCCGATTTAAGGATCAGTTTGGGGCCAAGCTGGTCGCACATCGAAACAGCGCGCCGTCTCTCGCGACAGGGGCGAACTCAGACCGGGAGTTCATGCGTGCCTACGGGGCTGTCCCTCCTGGGTATGAGTTTCCGACTGTGAGTCCTGACGTTGTCATCGACGATGGTTGGACGACGAGCATCGGAAGGTTTCGCGTGCGAGCAGTGCATGTGCGCGGGCATACTGAGGACTCCGTTTGCTACGTGGTGGACTCAGACGATTCTCGGGCAATCTTCACGGGCGACGTCGTCTTCTTCAATGGGATGGTTGGGCTGCTCAATCTTCCGGGCTGTAACCTTGGTCACTACCGTGCTGATATCCAGAAGCTCGGTGATCTGAACGTTGACCAGCTCTTTCCCGGGCACGGAATCTTCGTATTGAAGGGAGCACAGCTCCACCTCGACATGGCCGTCCAGCAATTCCGCCGACCGCATCTACCCGAGAGTTACTACGAGGGAATCAAGAGATTATAA
- a CDS encoding Gfo/Idh/MocA family oxidoreductase, with translation MHSHRSWRGYGKKSLRIALIGTGFMGMLHNRAYRFIPHIYPNEVLPSVEIVADVSDDLAERAARSWGIPRWTSDWATVLEDDEIDIVDICTPPDLHVPIGTAGAAAGKHVYCEKPLGRNSAETTALCDAVTQRGVASFVAFNYRWAPAVQYARELIAQGAVGEIWHVHATYNTGAAADPSSPWRWRYSRERAGHGALSDLGSHLFDMVRMLVGEINEITGYTDVVVRERPTERQEAEKDISMLPVTNDDSWGALFKLANGGTGIAEGSRVAAGTRVRFTVDVSGSKGALRWNLNRMNELEVYLPGASPYLDGFTRIQMGPGHPFFSDFLPVGGLGIGFVELKVLEQRAFLNAIAGGEVAAPSFEDGLVIARLLDRVATSGTVRAWQQSTSGPAR, from the coding sequence ATGCACTCCCACCGGAGCTGGAGGGGTTATGGCAAGAAAAGTCTTCGCATCGCGCTCATAGGCACTGGCTTTATGGGCATGCTGCACAATCGTGCTTATCGCTTTATCCCGCATATCTATCCCAACGAGGTACTTCCCTCCGTGGAGATCGTCGCGGACGTTAGCGACGATCTGGCCGAGCGGGCCGCTCGTAGTTGGGGGATTCCGCGATGGACAAGCGACTGGGCGACGGTCCTGGAGGATGATGAGATCGATATCGTCGATATCTGTACGCCTCCAGATCTTCACGTGCCCATCGGGACGGCTGGCGCGGCCGCTGGCAAGCATGTCTATTGCGAAAAGCCCCTCGGCAGAAACAGCGCGGAGACGACTGCGTTGTGTGATGCGGTAACGCAACGGGGCGTAGCGAGTTTTGTGGCGTTCAATTACCGGTGGGCTCCTGCTGTCCAGTATGCGCGCGAGCTTATTGCACAGGGCGCCGTGGGTGAGATTTGGCATGTGCATGCCACCTACAACACTGGGGCCGCGGCAGACCCGTCAAGCCCGTGGCGATGGCGCTATAGTCGCGAGCGAGCGGGGCATGGTGCGCTTTCTGATCTGGGATCTCATTTGTTCGATATGGTGCGCATGTTGGTCGGGGAAATCAACGAGATCACGGGGTACACGGACGTTGTTGTCCGCGAACGTCCAACGGAGCGCCAGGAGGCAGAGAAGGACATCTCGATGCTTCCCGTGACTAATGATGACTCTTGGGGCGCGCTCTTCAAGCTCGCGAATGGGGGCACCGGAATCGCCGAGGGGAGCCGGGTCGCGGCGGGGACACGGGTTCGATTCACGGTCGACGTCAGCGGCAGCAAGGGAGCGTTGCGCTGGAACCTGAACCGCATGAACGAACTCGAGGTGTACCTGCCTGGCGCGTCGCCATACTTGGACGGGTTCACGCGCATTCAGATGGGTCCGGGGCATCCGTTTTTCAGCGATTTCCTGCCAGTAGGGGGCTTGGGGATCGGGTTCGTCGAATTGAAAGTGCTCGAGCAGCGGGCATTCTTGAACGCCATCGCTGGCGGCGAAGTCGCTGCGCCTAGCTTCGAAGACGGGCTGGTCATTGCCCGCCTCCTCGATCGGGTGGCGACATCCGGCACCGTTCGCGCTTGGCAGCAATCCACGTCAGGACCCGCGCGTTGA
- a CDS encoding mandelate racemase/muconate lactonizing enzyme family protein: MKVTKIEPLVVRVPLLKPAAIANRRFTEREYTIVRMVTAEGVEGNSICIGAGTVPAHVNEFAPLIIGRDPEEAPRIWNDLVFATRHGRRGAPMFALSLLDNALWDLRAKVAGLPLYRLLGVARTEVHAYASGGVYVDGEGVTELAREYEQYAEAGFQAAKVRIGGLAFAEDVERVRVVRQALGPRVRLGIDANATLQAWDDAKRFLDAVEDCDIAWFEDPFHAEAFENFRKLSTISSVPISTGESESFGYAFAQWAATGIVDILQPDVTVVGGITEWLRVAGLAACFGKTVFPHWFPFVHIHLSCSYAGQAVRWVEYVPNHKIVNIDELFDEPYVPRRGVFRPSEKPGIGLSFDWDRVARYQV; the protein is encoded by the coding sequence TTGAAGGTAACAAAAATCGAGCCGCTGGTGGTGCGCGTGCCGTTACTGAAACCGGCGGCCATTGCCAACCGAAGATTTACTGAACGTGAATACACCATTGTCCGCATGGTCACCGCGGAAGGGGTGGAAGGCAACAGCATTTGCATCGGCGCGGGGACCGTCCCCGCTCACGTCAACGAGTTCGCTCCACTGATTATCGGACGGGACCCGGAAGAGGCACCGCGGATCTGGAACGATCTCGTCTTCGCGACACGACACGGGCGGCGTGGAGCTCCGATGTTTGCCCTGTCATTGCTTGACAACGCACTGTGGGATTTGCGCGCGAAGGTCGCGGGGTTACCTCTCTATAGGTTGCTTGGCGTCGCGCGCACGGAGGTTCACGCTTACGCCAGCGGCGGGGTTTACGTCGACGGCGAGGGCGTGACGGAGCTTGCTAGAGAGTATGAACAATATGCCGAGGCGGGATTTCAAGCGGCGAAAGTCCGCATCGGCGGCCTCGCGTTCGCCGAGGATGTTGAACGGGTGCGCGTCGTGCGGCAAGCGCTTGGCCCTCGGGTTCGGCTCGGGATCGATGCGAACGCAACGTTACAGGCCTGGGACGACGCGAAACGGTTTCTCGATGCCGTGGAAGATTGCGATATCGCATGGTTTGAGGACCCGTTCCACGCCGAGGCGTTTGAGAACTTTCGCAAGTTGTCCACCATTAGCTCGGTTCCCATTTCCACTGGTGAGTCGGAGTCCTTTGGTTATGCATTCGCGCAGTGGGCTGCAACCGGCATCGTGGATATCCTGCAGCCAGACGTCACTGTCGTCGGCGGCATCACCGAGTGGCTGCGGGTAGCTGGGTTGGCGGCGTGTTTTGGCAAGACCGTCTTTCCACACTGGTTCCCGTTTGTCCACATTCACCTGTCCTGCTCGTACGCGGGGCAAGCCGTGCGTTGGGTCGAATACGTCCCCAACCATAAGATCGTGAACATCGACGAGCTATTCGACGAACCGTATGTGCCCCGGCGGGGAGTTTTCCGGCCATCTGAAAAGCCTGGCATAGGTCTCAGCTTCGACTGGGATCGCGTCGCGAGATATCAGGTTTGA